TGCTGCTTGAGCTTTGCTAATCGTTGCTCTATTGCCTCAGTGCTAACTAGGGGAGGATAGACTGGTTGTTTTTCTTTGATTTGCACTTCTCCCCTTGGTGTCAGCTCAACGCCCATAAAGTCGGAGACAGTAAGCAGATGCTGCGGTCGTCGCTCTAGCGTCGGGCGACAAGCTAGCAAACCTTTGGTGTATGGATGCTGAGGATGGGAAAAAATCTGCTCTACAGAACCAGACTCAACAATTTTGCCTTGGTACATTACAGCAACCGAGTCCGCAATTTCGGCAATGATGCCCAAGTCGTGCGTGATGAAAATCATGGACATTTGGCGGCGATCGCGCAACTCCCGCAGCAGGTCAAGAATCGTTGCCTGCACTGTCACATCCAGGGCTGTAGTCGGTTCGTCGGCAATCAAAACAGTTGGGTTACAAGAGATTGCCATTGCGATCATCACCCGTTGCAGCTGCCCACCCGAAAGTTCGTGGGGATAGCGGTCAAGTATTGCTTGTTTATGCTGGTTCACCAACTTCTGTAACTGGCGCTTATCTAACCGCGAGGATTTCAATGCACCTTGGTTCCAGGTTTCGGTGTAATGCTGCTGCAACTCCCGATCGCTGGGGAGGAGTTTGACTTCCTGGAGACCGGCGATCGCTTGTCGTCGCGCCTCTACCGCTGAGATATTTTGGTGCAGTCGAATTGCTTCCACGAGCTGAAACCCAATTGTATAAACTGGATTGAGCGAACTCATCGGCTCTTGAAAGATCATGGCAATTTCACCGCCTCGGTATTGCTGCATCCGCCCTTGCGGTAGTTGCCGCAGATTTACCAATTCCGAGTCCTCTGCCTGAAACCAGATTTCGCCCTCACTTACCCTACCTGGACTCGGCACTAGGTCCATCACGGCTAAAGAGGTTACAGATTTTCCCGAACCCGACTCCCCAACAATACCTAGAGTCTGACCTCTATCCAGTTGGAAGGAGATGCCGTCAACGGCTGTGATGATTTTTTCATCCGTGAAAAATTCAACCTTAAGATTGCGAACATCTAGGACAGTATCACTCATAGGAGTTGGGAGACGAGATTAATTTAAAATTAACTGGATTTTAACAGTGCCTCTCCCGTGTTTTTGTCAATTTGAGTATTGTTTACCAAAATAGGGGTCAGGGGTCAGGGGTCAGGGATTAGAAGAGCAGGGGGAGCAGGGGAAGCAGGGGAAGTAAGAGTGTAATCCCTAATCCCTAACCCCTAACCCCTGACCTCTCGCCCCTCGCCCCTCATCTAAAACGGAATGTCATCAACGTCTGCATCAGTAGTTGGCAGCGGTGGGGATTGAGGCTTGGGTACTGCTGAATCAGACTGCGTCTTGACACCGACAGC
This window of the Chroococcidiopsis sp. CCMEE 29 genome carries:
- a CDS encoding ABC transporter ATP-binding protein translates to MSDTVLDVRNLKVEFFTDEKIITAVDGISFQLDRGQTLGIVGESGSGKSVTSLAVMDLVPSPGRVSEGEIWFQAEDSELVNLRQLPQGRMQQYRGGEIAMIFQEPMSSLNPVYTIGFQLVEAIRLHQNISAVEARRQAIAGLQEVKLLPSDRELQQHYTETWNQGALKSSRLDKRQLQKLVNQHKQAILDRYPHELSGGQLQRVMIAMAISCNPTVLIADEPTTALDVTVQATILDLLRELRDRRQMSMIFITHDLGIIAEIADSVAVMYQGKIVESGSVEQIFSHPQHPYTKGLLACRPTLERRPQHLLTVSDFMGVELTPRGEVQIKEKQPVYPPLVSTEAIEQRLAKLKQQQPLLEVRTLQVGFPVSGAFGQTKRYFMAVNGVSFQVYPGETLGLVGESGCGKTTLGRTLLRLIQPMGGQILFEGRDVTKVSGRLLQQLRRELQIIFQNPFSSLDPRMKIGDAVMEPLLIHSVGKKQRQRRERAAYLLERVGLNPDRMNRYPHEFSGGQRQRISIARALALNPKFIICDESVSSLDVSVQAQVLNLLKELQAEFNLTYIFISHDLSVVKFMSDRILVMSRGQIVEQGSAESIYRQPKEEYTRSLIASIPTASIERIQERQQQRAISN